One Urechidicola croceus genomic window, GTTCTAACCAAACTCGTTTTACAACTTTATAATCTTGGTATCTGTTTGACTTATTAATTAAATAATCAAACTGATTTTCAATAGTTCCACTATCTAAAGTTTGAGTTTCTGTAACTTCTTGTGCATTGATATTTATACAAAACAATAATATCGTAATTTGGAAGAGTCTTGTTAGCTTCATATTTGGTCTTTTAAGGTTGTTTCTTATTAACTTTAAAATTTCTAAAAAATTGTATATAAAAAAAATCGATACAAAGGTATCGATTTTTGAATTGGTTAATTGAGATGTAGTTGGTTAAATATCTTCGAAACTTACATCTGTAAAACTTTCAGTTGCAGGAATATCTCCGTTAAGTTCAGGTTTTGTATAATCAGATTGATGGCGCTCACTTATTACTTCTTCGCCTTTTTCATTTACGATATAATCGGTAGCAGCTTTCAGCATTTCGTTGAATTCTGAAAAATCTTCTTTATATAAGTATATTTTATGCTTTTTGTAATTGAAAGATCCATCGTCATGAGTAAATTTTTTACTCTCAGTTATAGTTAAATAATAGTCGTCGGCTTTAGTGGCTCTAACATCAAAAAAATAAGTTCTTCTTCCTGCTCTTAAAACTTGTGAGAAAATTTCATCTTGTTCATTGTAGTTCTGTTCACTCATAATTTTTCACTGATTTTTTATATTATTAATGGTTTATAGTTATCACAAATCTAAAAAAATAAATTACTTCTGCAATTAATTATGATAAAAAAAGATTAGTAAAAGGTATTAATCTAATAATTGTTGTTCATATAATTCTTTATAAAAACCTTCTTGGGTAGATAATTCAAGGTGATTTCCTTTTTGAATAATACATCCTTCATCCATAACTATAATAGAATCAGCATGTTTGATTGAAGATATACGATGACTCACAATAATAGTTGTTCTGTTTTTTGTTATTCTTTCAAGGTTATTTAATATAATCTCCTCAGTTTCAGTATCTACTGCAGATAAACAGTCGTCAAAAATTAATATTTTTGGGTTTTTAATAATTGCCCGTGCAATAGAAACTCTTTGTTTTTGACCTCCAGATAAGGTGACACCACGTTCGCCTACAAATGTTTTATAGCCATTTTTAAATTCAGTTATATTATGGTCTATATAGGCATCTTTAGCTGCTTTTGTTATAGTCTCGATTGTTGCGTTTTCATCACCAAACTTAATATTATTTTCGATAGTATCAGAAAATAAAAAGGCATCTTGTGGGACAAAACCTATACTTTGTCTTAAATTATTAAGGTTTAATTGCTCAATATTTATACCGTCAATCAATACTTCTCCAGTATCAGCATCATATAATCTAGCTATTAAATTTATTATTGTAGATTTTCCGGATCCAGTTTTTCCTAAAATTGCGAGTGTTTTTCCTTGTGAAATTTCAAAGTTTACATTCTTTAATGCAGTAATATTAGTATCATCATATGTAAATGTTACATCTTTGAAACGTATAGTTCCGTTTATTTCAGAACTGTTTTCAACTTGATTTATTATTTCGGGTTTTTCTTTTAAAAATTCATTTATTCTTTGTTGCGATGCTTCTGCTTGCTGAACAATTGAGGTAACCCATCCTAAAACAGCTACTGGCCATGTTAAAATATTAACATAAATAATAAATTTTGCAATATCACCAAGGGTGATAAATCCATCAATATGTCGTTGACCTCCAATGTAAATAACTAATAGATTACTTATTCCTATTAATAAAATCATCAACGGAAAGAATAATGCTTGAACTTTATAGAGTTCAATATTTTTTTGTTTACTTAATTCTGCTATTTCTTCAAAATTATGGATACTTTGTGGTTCTGTAGCATATGACTTAATAATTCGAATCCCTGAAAAGGTTTCTTGGGCTGAGGTTGTAAGTATAGAAAGATATTCTTGAACTATGGTAGTTTTTTTATGTATTAACCTACTTAAATAATAGATAGAGACAGACAAAATAGGTAAAGGTAGAAGCGTATATAAAGTAAGAGTAGCGTCGGTTTGAATCATTAATGTAAAGGTTACAATAATTGATACTACAGTATTTAAACTATACATTACTGCTGGTCCAACATACATTCTCACTTTACTTACATCTTCACTTATTCGATTCATCAAATCACCAGTTCGATTTTTTTTGTAAAAATTCAATGATAATTTTTGATACTGCTGATAAATTTCATTTTTTAAATCAAATTCTACCAATCGTGAAGTAACAATTATAAGTTGTCTTGTGAAAAACGTAAAAATTCCAGCCAAAATTGCTGCTCCAACAATTAATAAGATATTATTTAGAAGTGAAGTTTTAACAATTGATATATCAGTAATAATACCTTTGCTATAATCATCAGCAGCATTTATTGAATTTTTAATAAAATCAGGAATTTGTAATTTTAAAATATTTGATAAAATGCAAATTAAAATCCCAAAACTGTACCGATATTTATATTTAGAAAAGTATTTATTAACGTGTTTAAGGGCTTTCATCAAATAAAGAAAATTTCATAATTATTTTACACTTGCGAAGATACAGGATTAAAAATTAATAGTACTTTTGTCGCGTAGAATTTAACATATTTTAAACGTTCTTTATAATGATCAATAGAAGACATATTAGAATTAAGACAATGCAATCAGTGTATGCATTGATTCAATCTAACAGTGATAATCTTAACAAAGAAGAAAAATTTTTAACCCTTAGTATTGATAAGATGCATGAATTATATGCACTTATATTAAGTTTACTTGTTGAAATACAGGGATTGGCTTCGAACCATATAGAAATTTCTAGAAAAAAACATCTTGCATCCTCAGATGAGAAAAATCCAAATACAAAATTTGTTGATAACCAAATAATTAATTTTTTAAAGGAAAGCGATTCTTTGAATCAATATCTAGAAGATAAGAAATTAACTAATTGGAAGTTAGATGATGAATTTGTAAAACTTATTTGGAAATTAATTCAAAAAAGTGATACATATAAAGATTATATGAAAACTAAAACTTCGACTTTTGCCGATGATAAAAAGTTTTTATTAAACATTTATAAAGAAATTATTGCTCCAAATGATAAGTTGGCTGATTATTTTGAAGATCAAAATATAAGTTGGGTAGATGATATACCATTTGTAAATACTTGGATTGTTAGAACAATCAATGAAATTAAATCTACAAAACCTTTTGTGTTAGGAAAACTGTATAAAGATGTAGATGATGAAAAATTTGTTTTAAATCTTTTTAGAAAGGTTGTCTTGAATCATGAAAAATATGATGAAGATATTAATGAGAAGACTCCAAACTGGGATTCAGAAAGAATAGCAGATATTGACATGATATTGATAAAAATGGCTATTTGTGAGTTTTTACACTTTCCGTCAATTCCTACTAGAGTTTCAATGAATGAGTATATAGAAATTGCAAAAGATTATTCATCTCAAAAGAGTAGTTTCTTTATCAATGGTGTTTTAGATAAAATTTTGAAAGAATATACCGAAGCAAAAAGAATTAAAAAAATAGGTAGAGGATTATTATAATTTTTTACTTTTACAGTTCAAATAAATTAAATATTAATTAAGATGAAAAAAACAGTTTTAATTGCACTAGCCTCAGTTGCAGTTGGAGTATTAGCTACATTAGCTATCACTTCGCAAAATAAAGAAAGTGCTATTGATAAGGTAAAGGTTGAGAATGTAAAACAAGCAGCAGCGAGAGATGCAGAGATTAGTTTAGGTGCTCCTGTTGTTGAATGGGATAAAACTGAGTATGATTTTGGAACAATCAATCAAGGAGATAAGGTAGAGACTACATTTGAGTTTACAAATGTTGGAAAAGGTGATTTAATTGTAACAAGTGTTAAAGGTAGTTGTGGATGTACTACGCCAAAATGGCCAAAAGAACCTGTAACGGTTAAGCCAGGAGAGAGTAAAACTATAGATGTTGCTTTTAATTCAAGAGGAAAGAAAAACAAAACAACTAATACAGTGACTTTAACAACTAATACTGAATCAGGTAAAGAAGTAGTAAGAATCAAAGCATTTGTAAATGCACCTAAAAAAGATTCATAATTTAAAATAGATATGCAATTAACAATATTATTACAAGAAGGAAGCAGTTTAATGTCAATGTTGCCAATATTGGCAATGGTTGTAGTTTTTTATTTTTTTATGATTCGCCCTCAAATGCAACGTCAGAAAAAAGAAAAAAATTTTCAAAGTGAAATTTCAAAGGGAACAAAAGTGGTTACATCAAGTGGAATTCATGGAAAAATAGTTGATGTAAATGAAAGTGAAGGAACTGTTGTAGTTGAAACAGGAGCTGGAAAAATTAAGTTTGAACGTTCGGCAATTTCAATGGATTTAACAACGAAATATAATGCTCCAAAAAAGTAATTATTAAATTATCAAAAAATAGAAAGTGAGCTAATTAGCTCACTTTTTTTGTATATTTATTTTTTTAAAAATGATTAATGGCTAAACGCACAAGTAAACAATTAAAAACCGACTTAAAGCTAAGAATGTTTCTTGTATTCTTAAGTTTGTCATTTGTATTTTGGATGTTAATTAAATTATCAAAAACATATACCGATGACGTTGTTTTTAATGTTGATTACTCTAATTACCCTGAAGGGAAAGTTATTCAAAATAATCCTGTTAATAGTGTAAGAGCAACTATTCAATCAACAGGATTCAGTTTATTAAATTATAAGTTTAAGACCAAAAAAATAGTTTTTGATGTCAATAAATTGGCTCATAAGAGCGGTTCAACATATTACTATTTACCTAATAATCATTTAAATGAATATAAAGTACAGTTAAACGAAGAAACTAAAATTGAAAGGATTTCAAACGATACAATATTTATAAATTTAGGTGAAAATAAAACCAAGAAAATACCAGTTGAGTTAGATGCTTCAATTCAATTTAAACTAGGTTATAATTTAGTTGGAGAAATAAAAATAGTGCCAGATTCAATTTCAATTACTGGGCCAGAAGAGCAATTAGATACTATTCATAAAATAATAACCAATAAACTTGAATTGCTTGAAGTTTCAGACGAAATAAATAAGAATGTTAAATTGAAATTACCTGATTATAAGAAAATTTCTTTTTCAGATAAAGCAGTGCTTCTAAATGCACAAGTAGATAAATTTACCGAAGGTTCAGTTAAAGTTCCTTTTAAAATAGTGAATTTGCCTAGAAATTATAATATTACAACATTTCCAAAAGAAGTAAAGGTGATTTATCAAGTCGGTTTGTCTAATTTTAATAAAATTACAGAAGAAAACATTAATGTAGTTTGTGATTATGCACAATCAGAATCAAATAATCTCAATTATTTAATTCCTCAATTAATAGAGAAGTCAACATTAATTACTTCAGTTAGAATAGAGCCTAATAAAATAGAATTTTTGATAGAAAAATAATGGTTGTAGGTCTTACAGGTGGAATCGGAAGTGGTAAAACGACTGTTTTAAAAATGTTTCAGAAATATGGAATAGATTGTTATATCGCAGATGTTGAGGCTAAAAAGTTAATGAACTCTTCTAATGAAATTAAAAAAGAAGTTATTGATGTTTTTGGAAATCAAGCATATATTGACAATCAGTTAAATCGAAAATATATCGCTCAGATTGTTTTTCAAAACCCTGACAAACTTGATTTATTAAATAGTATAGTTCATCCTAAAGTTAGAAAACACTTTAGAAAATTTGTTGAAAATTCAACAAGTGCATATGTAATTTATGAAAGCGCTATTTTGTTTGAAAATAATGGAGAAAAACAGTGCGATTTTATTATAACTGTTTCAGCACCTAAAAATGTGAGGATTCAGAGAGTTATAGCTCGAGATAATGTCTCAGAAATTGAGGTGCTACATAGAATAAAAAATCAACTTTCTGATGAAGAAAAAATTTCTAAATCCGATTTTGTTATTGAAAATATTGATTTAGAACTTACTAAACTACAGGTGAGAATAATTCATCAGGAATTACTGAAAGCAATTGATACTCTAAAGGAATAAATCAATTTTCTTAATTTATTGTTAAAAATTTATTTTTTTAGTTAATTATTACAATAATTTACAATTTATATCTTAATAAAAATTAAATTTGCTCTATGAATAAAAGGGTTTTTATACTCATAATTTTGTTAATGAGTATCTCTTTAATAGGAATTATTTCTGTACAAGTTTTTTGGATTAAAAAATCAATAGACTTAGCCGAAAATCAATTTACAAGTGATGTAAAATCTGCATTGATGCAGGTATCACAAAATATAAGTGATCGTGAGTTAAATCAATTTTATAATAAGTACTCAAGATTTGCACAAAATAGAGAAAATCTTACTGAATCTGAGATTAAAGATTTCATTTATCAACAAGTAGATACCGCAAGGCAAGAAACTTTTACATATGCACAATCTATTTTAGAAGAAAATTATAGAGTACCAACTGAGTTCTTTGAAAATGATAGTTTAAACTTTACCAAGATATTGAGTAAAGAAGAAGTAACAATAATTAAAAATCAAATTTCAGGTGATGAGGATATTGAAAATATGGCACCTGAAGAACGATTTTTTAAATATGAAGAATTAAAAGATGTAGAAAAGTTGTTATCTGCAAATCAATCTCGAATTCTTTTTGGAAGAATGCCAATCCATCAAAGGGTAAGTAATGATGAAATCACATTTGGATTAGAGAAAGAATTGACAGAACGAGGAATTGATACAGAATTTAAGTATGGTGTTTATAATAATGATTTTGCAACAAAATTAAAATCTGGTTATTTCAGAAAGAATGCTGATAAAACCTATGTTGTTAATCTTTTTGCAGATAATGATGGAGAAAGTAATTATCAATTGCATGTAAGTTTTCCTGATAAAAAGAATTTTTTACTTGCATCTGTTGGAAAAATATTAGCACTTTCAGTATTATTTATTTTAGTAATTATTTTGGCATTTGTAAGTTCATTATACCAAATGATAAAGCAAAAACAGATATCAGAAATAAAAACAGATTTCATTAATAATATGACACATGAGTTCAAAACACCTATAGCAACCATAAACTTAGCTTTAGATGCCATAAAGAATCCGAAAATTATTAAGGAAGAAGAAAAAATATTGCGTTATGTTCAAATGATTCGTGATGAGAATAAACGTATGCACGCTCAAGTTGAAAATGTATTGCGTATATCA contains:
- a CDS encoding PUR family DNA/RNA-binding protein, whose product is MSEQNYNEQDEIFSQVLRAGRRTYFFDVRATKADDYYLTITESKKFTHDDGSFNYKKHKIYLYKEDFSEFNEMLKAATDYIVNEKGEEVISERHQSDYTKPELNGDIPATESFTDVSFEDI
- a CDS encoding ABC transporter ATP-binding protein; its protein translation is MKALKHVNKYFSKYKYRYSFGILICILSNILKLQIPDFIKNSINAADDYSKGIITDISIVKTSLLNNILLIVGAAILAGIFTFFTRQLIIVTSRLVEFDLKNEIYQQYQKLSLNFYKKNRTGDLMNRISEDVSKVRMYVGPAVMYSLNTVVSIIVTFTLMIQTDATLTLYTLLPLPILSVSIYYLSRLIHKKTTIVQEYLSILTTSAQETFSGIRIIKSYATEPQSIHNFEEIAELSKQKNIELYKVQALFFPLMILLIGISNLLVIYIGGQRHIDGFITLGDIAKFIIYVNILTWPVAVLGWVTSIVQQAEASQQRINEFLKEKPEIINQVENSSEINGTIRFKDVTFTYDDTNITALKNVNFEISQGKTLAILGKTGSGKSTIINLIARLYDADTGEVLIDGINIEQLNLNNLRQSIGFVPQDAFLFSDTIENNIKFGDENATIETITKAAKDAYIDHNITEFKNGYKTFVGERGVTLSGGQKQRVSIARAIIKNPKILIFDDCLSAVDTETEEIILNNLERITKNRTTIIVSHRISSIKHADSIIVMDEGCIIQKGNHLELSTQEGFYKELYEQQLLD
- the nusB gene encoding transcription antitermination factor NusB, which translates into the protein MINRRHIRIKTMQSVYALIQSNSDNLNKEEKFLTLSIDKMHELYALILSLLVEIQGLASNHIEISRKKHLASSDEKNPNTKFVDNQIINFLKESDSLNQYLEDKKLTNWKLDDEFVKLIWKLIQKSDTYKDYMKTKTSTFADDKKFLLNIYKEIIAPNDKLADYFEDQNISWVDDIPFVNTWIVRTINEIKSTKPFVLGKLYKDVDDEKFVLNLFRKVVLNHEKYDEDINEKTPNWDSERIADIDMILIKMAICEFLHFPSIPTRVSMNEYIEIAKDYSSQKSSFFINGVLDKILKEYTEAKRIKKIGRGLL
- a CDS encoding DUF1573 domain-containing protein; protein product: MKKTVLIALASVAVGVLATLAITSQNKESAIDKVKVENVKQAAARDAEISLGAPVVEWDKTEYDFGTINQGDKVETTFEFTNVGKGDLIVTSVKGSCGCTTPKWPKEPVTVKPGESKTIDVAFNSRGKKNKTTNTVTLTTNTESGKEVVRIKAFVNAPKKDS
- the yajC gene encoding preprotein translocase subunit YajC encodes the protein MQLTILLQEGSSLMSMLPILAMVVVFYFFMIRPQMQRQKKEKNFQSEISKGTKVVTSSGIHGKIVDVNESEGTVVVETGAGKIKFERSAISMDLTTKYNAPKK
- a CDS encoding CdaR family protein, with product MAKRTSKQLKTDLKLRMFLVFLSLSFVFWMLIKLSKTYTDDVVFNVDYSNYPEGKVIQNNPVNSVRATIQSTGFSLLNYKFKTKKIVFDVNKLAHKSGSTYYYLPNNHLNEYKVQLNEETKIERISNDTIFINLGENKTKKIPVELDASIQFKLGYNLVGEIKIVPDSISITGPEEQLDTIHKIITNKLELLEVSDEINKNVKLKLPDYKKISFSDKAVLLNAQVDKFTEGSVKVPFKIVNLPRNYNITTFPKEVKVIYQVGLSNFNKITEENINVVCDYAQSESNNLNYLIPQLIEKSTLITSVRIEPNKIEFLIEK
- the coaE gene encoding dephospho-CoA kinase (Dephospho-CoA kinase (CoaE) performs the final step in coenzyme A biosynthesis.): MVVGLTGGIGSGKTTVLKMFQKYGIDCYIADVEAKKLMNSSNEIKKEVIDVFGNQAYIDNQLNRKYIAQIVFQNPDKLDLLNSIVHPKVRKHFRKFVENSTSAYVIYESAILFENNGEKQCDFIITVSAPKNVRIQRVIARDNVSEIEVLHRIKNQLSDEEKISKSDFVIENIDLELTKLQVRIIHQELLKAIDTLKE
- a CDS encoding sensor histidine kinase; this translates as MSISLIGIISVQVFWIKKSIDLAENQFTSDVKSALMQVSQNISDRELNQFYNKYSRFAQNRENLTESEIKDFIYQQVDTARQETFTYAQSILEENYRVPTEFFENDSLNFTKILSKEEVTIIKNQISGDEDIENMAPEERFFKYEELKDVEKLLSANQSRILFGRMPIHQRVSNDEITFGLEKELTERGIDTEFKYGVYNNDFATKLKSGYFRKNADKTYVVNLFADNDGESNYQLHVSFPDKKNFLLASVGKILALSVLFILVIILAFVSSLYQMIKQKQISEIKTDFINNMTHEFKTPIATINLALDAIKNPKIIKEEEKILRYVQMIRDENKRMHAQVENVLRISKLEKNQLDLSKEKEDLNDLIEEAISHVELMVQSKGGYINTHLNAVMSEILANNFHLTNVIVNMLDNAIKYSPNAPKIDIFTENTARNIILKVKDEGMGMTKNVQKNIFKKFYREETGNIHNVKGHGLGLAYVKKIIEDHQGTVHVESERGKGSTFIVKLPLI